In a genomic window of Platichthys flesus chromosome 24, fPlaFle2.1, whole genome shotgun sequence:
- the LOC133949610 gene encoding GRB2-associated-binding protein 1-like: MSGAGDVVCEGWLRKSPPEKKLRRYAWKKRWFVLRSGRLSGEPDVLQYYKNQQSRRPIRTINLNLCEQVDAGLSFTKKELENSFVFDLRTEERTWYLVAESEEDMNRWVSSICLICGFNPTEDVPDRPPVSGPPSVTALTPSGGMAGISAAAGSVPPPYDPVSVRRLEPDGPTEDNYLWLSHCQSHVRPPLGSSVSLETDYDNLYPPPSATSSSSSSSSSPSLLPNGLPPPSSSRTAPWTVASMTGPLSQSLDANTTSDLQRRPGRPRCHPSPHPRKHSLDIHLRPVAIPLIEDTHSTVHPNMHSYQIPRPASTPQPRPPRRPSSTPSVDSLTQTELHASVPTPPPRPPKPSGIAAQGESSAVGTGPAALPRTSSESGGRDGCVEGGGGGLLRSHTVSIPGRTQTGCESFFIPQSLSDRASMFEFSDSFNSYFTNKGLVPLGSLCSDDGDVDENYVAMSAATTEPPVAPRAPPPSDSSGQLQDGNYVAMIPMSPSLPTQPATWDLASLGRQVPPPVHMGFRNSPAPLTPPLRRNTVTTGTQVRAVPPPIHRDLKPQRRVKPAPLDISSMQQDWQEVPPPIRSPVTRTFTRDPSSRQSIRPSSSHSSSPSSDSDDQDDSYVAMKTSSLSFSAGEPSLRLMLHRASEGGVSSPLLRRARGDKQVEYLDLDLHTGRSTPSRQKRCTAAGGGSGDKPAGAGEERARGESTRVDYVVVDPKRTKALRNTREAWHDGRMSTEKDKS, encoded by the exons ATGAGCGGAGCCGGGGACGTGGTGTGTGAAGGCTGGCTGCGAAAATCGCCACCGGAGAAAAAGTTACGGCGCTAC GCGTGGAAGAAGCGATGGTTCGTCCTGCGAAGCGGACGACTGAGCGGAGAACCGGACGTTTTACAGTACTACAAGAACCAACAGTCCCGTCGACCAATCAGGACCATCAACCTGAACCTGTGTGAACAG GTGGATGCCGGCCTGTCGTTCACgaagaaggagctggagaacagCTTCGTGTTCGAcctgaggacggaggagagaacCTGGTACCTGGTGGCCGAGTCTGAGGAGGACATGAACCGCTGGGTGTCCTCCATCTGCCTGATCTGTGGCTTCAACCCCACTGAAGACG TTCCAGATAGACCTCCTGTGTCCGGCCCCCCCTCCGTCACCGCGCTGACCCCGTCCGGTGGCATGGCTGGCATCTCCGCGGCAGCAGGTTCGGTCCCGCCCCCCTACGACCCGGTGAGCGTACGACGCCTGGAGCCCGACGGCCCCACAGAGGACAACTACCTGTGGTTGTCCCACTGTCAGAGTCACGTCAG GCCTCCTTTAGgatcctctgtctctctcgaaACCGACTACGACAACCTctaccctcctccctctgccacctcctcctcctcttcctcctcctcctcgccatcCCTTCTTCCCAACGGCCTCCCTCCTCCGTCGTCATCCAGGACGGCTCCGTGGACAGTGGCCTCGATGACGGGGCCTCTCAGCCAGTCACTGGACGCCaacacgacctctgacctccagagGCGACCAGGCCGACCCCGCTGtcacccctccccccaccccagGAAGCACTCACTGGATATCCACCTGCGGCCCGTGGCGATCCCTCTCATTGAGGACACTCACTCCACCGTGCATCCCAACATGCACTCATACCAGATCCCCCGTCCTGCATCCACGCCACAGCCACGACCCCCCCGCCGCCCCTCCTCTACACCAAGTGTGGACTCTTTAACCCAGACGGAGCTCCATGCATCCGTCCCGACTCCTCCTCCACGCCCGCCGAAGCCCTCAGGGATCGCAGCCCAGGGAGAGAGCTCCGCTGTGGGCACGGGACCTGCAGCGCTCCCCCGAACCTCCTCAGAGTCGGGGGGGAGGGATGGATGTGTGGAAGGAGGCGGCGGAGGTCTGCTGAGGAGTCACACCGTCAGTATACCAGGACGCACACAGACAG GTTGCGAGTCTTTCTTCATCCCTCAGTCGCTGTCGGACCGAGCGAGCATGTTCGAGTTCAGCGACAGCTTCAACAGTTACTTT ACTAACAAAGGCTTGGTACCTCTGGGAAGTCTTTGCTCTGATGACGGTGATGTAGATGAAAACTATGTCGCTATGAGTGCTGCCACCACTGAGCCTCCTGTGGCCCCAAG GGCGCCTCCTCCCTCTGACTCCTCCGGGCAACTCCAAGATGGCAACTACGTCGCCATGATACCCATGAGCCCCTCCCTTCCCACTCAGCCCGCCACATGGGATCTGGCGTCCCTGGGGAGGCAGGTGCCCCCACCCGTCCACATGGGCTTCCGCAACTCCCCCGCTCCCCTCACCCCGCCGCTCCGGAGGAACACGGTGACCACAGGAACACAGGTGAGGGCCGTGCCCCCTCCGATCCACCGCGACCTGAAACCCCAACGCAGAG tgaaACCAGCTCCTCTGGACATCTCGTCGATGCAGCAGGACTGGCAGGAAGTCCCGCCCCCTATCCGCTCACCTGTCACCAGAACCTTCACACGAGa tccGTCCAGTCGTCAGTCCATCAGGCCCAGTTCGTCCCacagctcctccccctcctccgaCTCAGACGACCAAGATGACAGCTATGTCGCCATGAAGACCTCCAGCCTCAGTTTTAGTGCTGGGGAGCCG tctcTCAGGCTCATGCTGCACAGAGCTTCAGAGGGCGGAGTCAGCAGCCCATTGCTACGGCGAGCCAGAGGTGACAAACAGGTGGAGTACCTGGACTTGGACCTCCACACCGGGCGATCAACACCATCGAGACAG AAGCGTTGCAcggctgcaggtggaggcagCGGTGACAAACCGGCCGGAGCTGGCGAGGAGCGTGCACGGGGGGAGAGCACGCGTGTGGACTATGTGGTGGTGGACCCCAAACGAACCAAGGCCCTGAGGAACACCAGGGAAGCGTGGCATGATGGGAGGATGTCCACGGAGAAGGACAAAAGCTAG
- the LOC133949656 gene encoding uncharacterized protein LOC133949656, with product MILLLIILISCVCAGTSFVKVKQTHYQAEENDNITLEWTFTTRSDKSPNLLFIICNLITDLKVSVVYRLHQGVEVPESQDEQFSGRVQCDRDVLREGRLRLHVSRLRTEDSGRYKCVVRTESDLSADQCWLNVTASVAQEQHTTPTVNPELNGQERFYILLGAGIMLTVIMIVGTAAAAAGRKVANVVIRVIVVIAAVVVIVIVYSITVASATAPDAAVLGLLLGGSIILSVFAALSAPWLLIYSGSCQSNSERRPDSISSYRRSQNDNSYCIQYF from the exons atgatCCTGCTGCTCATCATCCTGATCTCCTGTGTCTGTG caGGAACTTCTTTTGTGAAAGTGAAACAGACCCACTATCAGGCAGAGGAGAACGACAACATCACTCTGGAATGGACGTTCACAACCAGAAGTGACAAATCCCCAAACTTACTCTTTATCATCTGTAACCTAATAACAGACCTCAAAGTCTCTGTCGTGTATCGACTACATCAAGGTGTTGAAGTCCCAGAGTCTCAGGATGAACAGTTTTCAGGACGAGTCCAGTGTGACAGAGACGTCCTCAGAGAAGGACGACTCAGACTTCATGTGTCCAGACTCAGGACTGAAGACTCAGGCCGGTACAAGTGTGTAGTGAGGACAGAATCTGACCTGAGTGCAGATCAATGCTGGCTCAATGTCACTG CCTCTGTTGCTCAGGAACAACATACGACTCCAACTGTGAACCCAGAACTTAATGGTCAGGAAAGGTTCTACATCTTACTTGGTGCAGGAATAATGTTGACAGTTATCATGATAGTAgggacggcagcagcagcagcaggaaggaaagTAGCTAATGTAGTGATAAGAGTAATAGTAGTGATAGCAGCAGTAGTAGTGATAGTAATAGTATATTCAATAACAGTAGCATCAGCGACTGCACCAGATGCTGCAGTCTTAGGATTGTTGTTGGGAGGATCAATAATATTATCAGTGTTTGCAGCTCTGTCAGCTCCCTGGCTCCTCATCTACTCTGGCTCCTGTCAATCAAATTCAGAAAGGAGGCCTGACAGCATCAGCAGCTACAGAAGGTCACAAAATGACAACTCGTACTGTATTCaatatttttga